The Penaeus vannamei isolate JL-2024 chromosome 23, ASM4276789v1, whole genome shotgun sequence DNA window taaaaccaatctttatttcaatgacactcatgtacaaaaatgacattcagcaaataatatccatcgcgcagtttcctcggacagctctttgttgcgttgaatcgtgttggacgaaggaaacatgttttcttcaggatgctgttcaggaggtccataaaaaaagtttacttattaattttgtagtaaagtagttaataaaaactcagcacataattcttctttaaaacactggctcatatttgatttaaaatgtcaacttgtgtgaccttgaccatataatttttgtttcgctaacctggaaatatgtgttctatgcccgcagcctctgaacttcaaagattcctcgtgggattttatattgttttttatattcattaccataagttatttcctgtatcagaatatttgatcatttgtgtaaatatatacaatttcattttcataatgaatactaagtatgaaaattcGATGATCGAtattattgccgaaaataactctaaatggcaactcaagcgatggcatcCGTAAAGTTCATGACgggcacgtgacgtaacagtacatgattggtgggactGACTGAAAATGAGCTTAATGCTAACCTGGtccagaggtgcattaaaagttgatcctggacgctggcaacgcgcatgcgcactagagatctggattaaactttaatatttgattaacttttatggcacgtacagaagacgcccatagtctagatatcacacacacagaaacacacacacacccatacatacatacatacatatatatatatatatatatatatatatatatatatatatatatatatatatatttatatatatacacatacatacatatatatatatatatatatatatatatatatatatatatatatatatatatatatatatatatatatgcacacacacacacgcatagacatacatacacacacaaacacatactcgcgcacgcatacacacgcacacccacacacaaacacacacacacgcgcatatatgtatcctgatatatatatatatatatatatatatatatatatatatatatatatatatatatatgtgtgtgtgtgtgtgtgtgtgtgtgtgtgtgtgtgtgtgtgtgtgtgtgtgtgtgtgtgtgtgaacctttgtatactgtatacatacacacattctttaAGACAGACACCCAAACGTGTATACAATCATAAACGGAATAAACTATGTTAATACATACCTAGAAGCTAAACCACTAAACAGCATCAGCATTTCTCCCTCCGTGgcaggagagaagggggcggggtccGGGCAAGGGGCGGGGTCCGGGCAGGGGGCGTGTCTGATATCTAACGTTGCATCGGGTGTTCATAGTCTGCAATGGAGAGAGTAGTCTCGTGTTGATAGACGGAAGGGGAGTCTATGATATACACGAATAAATTGCGTAttgtggagggaagaagagagagagagagagagagagagagagagagagagagagagagagagagagagagagagagagagagagagagagagagagagagagagagagagggagagagagtgagaaagagagagagagaaagacagagagagatacatatacatacatacatatatatatatatatatatatatatatatatatatatatatatatacacacacacacacacacacacacacacacacacacatacacacacacacacacacataaatatatataaatatatatatatatatatatatatatatatatatatatatataatcacacacgcatacactcacacatacacgtctgcattaatatatatatatatatatatatatatatatatatatatatatatatatatagagagagagagagagagagagagagagagagagagatgtgtgtgtgtgtgtgtgtgtgtagtgtgtgtgtgtgtgtgtgtgtgtgtgtgtgtgtgtgtgtgtgtgtgtatgtgtgtgtgtgtgtgtgtgtgagtgtagtgtgagtgtatgtgtgtgtgtgtatgtctgtgtgtgtgtgtgtgtgtgtgtgtgtgtgtgtgtgtgtgtgtgtgtttgtgtgtgtgtgtatgtgtgtgtgtgtgtgagtgtggagggttgtgtgtgtgtagtgggtgtgtgtgtgtatgtatgtatgtatatatgtatatatatatatctataaatctatatatatatatacgcacacacacacacacacacacacacacacacacacacatatttatatatatatatatatatatatatatatatatatttatatatatatatctatacatacatatatatatgtatatatatatatgtatatatatacatatacatatacatgtatatatatatatatatatatatatatatatatatatatatatatatatatatatatacttatatatacatatatatgttatatatatatatatatatatatttatttatatatataaataaatgtatatatatgtatttatatatataaataaataaatatatatatatatacatatatatatgaatatatatatatatatatatatatatatatatatatatatatatatatatatatatatatatatatatataaacatatacatacattcatatgagtGTATTTCTTAATGCCTACATATCAAAGAAAGATAGATTACGTCTATCAACAACTGAATCAAGTTCAGTTCATTTTATGGTCGATAAACTACCTAAAAGTGATTTACGTTTTAACCAATCACACTAATAAGAAAATTACACATAGACCAAGAATCCGTTCAGTCAACCAAAAAAATCCGATCACCCTGATCATCAATAACTCTTAATAACCGATATACACAAACTTAATCACACCATCCATTCATCACCGTAAATTACCTTTCCTTAACCCAACAGATTCGTAAACGTCAAAATGTTTACGGTGATAAAGACTCTGTGTGTGGTGGCCTTTCTCGCGCTGCTGTCGGGGCCGGGCGCAGCTGTTCTCAATGACAGGTAAGAGGCGGTTTTTTGTGTGGTTTCTTTCGTGTGTGCCTTTATGCATTTGCTTGGTTTCTACTGTGTGCATACATAATATGTTtttgcatctatatttatatctgcatatgtatgtgtatatatatatatatatatatatatatatatatatatatatatatatacatacacataaatatatacatgtatatatatgtatacacacacacatacacacacacacacacacacacacacacacacacacacacacacacacacacacacacacacacacacacacacacatatatatatatatatatatatatatatatatatatatatatgtatatgcttccaACTCTtcaatgtataatatgtataatatatgtacctGCAGTTCGATCTAAGGCAGTACGGGAAATAATCATACGTCTGATGGTGTTATAAATCGTTTATAATTCAAATAGTCAaagactcgctctctctctttctttccttctttctttctctgtctctgtctctctctctctctctctgtctctgtctctgtctctctctttctctgtctctctctctctttctctttctctctctctctctctctctctctgtctctctctctgtctctgtctctgtctctgtctttctctgtctctctctgtctctctatcgctgtctctctctctctctctctctctgtctctctgtctctgtctctgaatttttctctctctctctctctctctctctcattttctctctctctcattttcttctttctctccttctctctctttctttctctctttctttctttctctctctctctccctctctctctctgttctctctctctctctctctctctctctctctctccctctctctctgtgtgtgtctacctgcGTTTTTCTATCACAGAAGAGCACAAGTGTTTGGTAAACTGATGGTCAAAGTATAACTTCACCCGCAGTCCCTTGTGTTGCAATGGACAAAACCACCATTAGATTTTTATCTTTGGGAAAACACATTGCCTAAGACATTGCCTCGCTTTTTTCAACTTATTGTTTTGAAGCCAAGGAATCTTAATTAGCTTTCGCAATTGTTTGTGTACAATGATTGTAGcatctgattattgttatttttttcatacacatTATACGATTCACTATTTTTTAGTAATGTTACGGACAAGAAATGAAGTCGCGAGAaatgatgaataaagaataaggCTCATGTTTTCCGAGTTTTGCGGTGGGAGGCTAGATGCTGGAAATTCCAAAAAAAATACCATCTGAAATTTATGATTCATTATCAGTttaggaaaaagaaaatttactTCTGACTCATTATTGCAGTCTAATGCAATTactgtttcagagagagagagagagagagggagagagagagagagagagagagagaagaataagaagaagagaggaaatgagagaagaagaagagtgaaaatgagagaagaagaagaagaagagaggaaaggagaagaagagagagagagagaagagagagagagagagagagagagagagagagagagagagagagagagagagagagagagagagagagagagagataagagagagagagtgagagagagagagagagagtgaagagagagagagagagagagagagagagagagagagtgagagagagagagagagaagaagagaagaagaagaagaagaagaagaagaagaagaagaagaagaagaagaagaagaagaagaagaagaagaagaagagagagagagagtgagagagacagagagagagagagagagagggagagagggagagagagagagagggagggggagagagagggagagagagagagagagagagagagagagagagagagagagagagtgagagagagagaagagaaagtgagagagagagagacagagagagagagggagggagagagagagagagagagagagagagagagagagagacagagagaagagaagagaagagagagagagaaagagagaagagagaagagagaagagagagagagagagagagagagagagagagagagagagagagagagagagagagagagagagagagagagagagaaagagacagacagagagaagagagagacagagagaaagagagacagagaaagtgagacagaaagagagagagagagagagaagagagagagaaagagagagagagaagagagagagaagagagagagaagagagagagaagagagagagagagagagagagagagagagagagagagagagagagagagagagagagagagagagagagagagagagagagagagagaagagaaagtgagagacagatagagagagagagagagaagagagagagagagagagagagagagagagagagagagagagagagagagagagagagagagagagtgagtgagtgagagagagagagaagaagaagagaaagagagagagagagagagagagagagagagagagagagagagagagagagagagagagagagagagagagagagagagagagagagagagtgagagagagaaagaagagaaagaagagaaagggagagagagagagaagagagtgagagagtgagagagagagagagagagagagagagagagagagagagagagagagagagagagagagagagagagagagagagagagagagagagagtgagagtgagagaaagaaagaagaagagaaagaagagaaagtgagagagagagagagagagagagagtgagagagagagaaagaaagagaaagagagagaaagtgtgtgtgtgtgggtgggagagagagagagagagagagagagagagagagagagagagagagagagagagagagagagagagagagagagagagagagtctgtgtgtgtgtgtgtgtgtgtgtgtgtgtgtgtgtgtgtgtgagagagagagagagagagaaagaaagaaacaatgagtgagaaagagagagagagagaatgagtgagaaaaagagagagagagagacccatgaTAACACTTTTTTCAATTATTGTCATTTCATATCAGTGcctataatattgttgataatcataatggtaaaagCTATATtataatagacataataatgaaaatgttagaaAAGATGATAAcccaaataatcaaaatcaaaaatgcacacccacacacacactctctctctctctctctctctctctctctctctctctctctctatatatatatatatatatatatatatatatatatatatatatatatatctttctctctcacgcacacgttGGTGCttatcatacagacatacacatacatcctacGTACCTGAACATCATCCcgcttctcctactctcctttatcgcccatcctcctctccctcatccttccaggCCCAGGATGCGTTGCGACGAGGGCCACCTGTACCTCGAGGGCGGGCAAGGCAAGAACATCAGCCTCGTGACCAAAGGCAGAGGCGCCGTCGTCATCAACGGCTTAGATATTGCCGGGTCAATATCTTTGGTGAGTACTGAagacttgtgttttttttttctttttctttttcgttctttgtgtttttttctttttctttttcgttctttgtgtttttttcttgtgtttttttttcttttctttttctttttcgttctttgtgtgcttttttttggcttcctttcttttttattgatttttttttcttcttatttgctAATTGGGTTTAGTGCGTCCACTATTtcaggaaaggaaagtgaaataTGTAGTATTTTATCTCTAGTATGTTTCTTCTGTTTCGAGAAGAAAATCTCTTTATGAATGCATTTTtggcaataaatgaataaaaaacgtttatttatccttcttctgcttcttttactTTCTAACCAATCCTTTGCGTTTTGCGTTTGGAATACTCTTCGTAAAATTTATTTTCTTTGagttgtaaatgttttttttttttttttttttttttttttttttttttttttaagtgtgcaaTGCATTAAGAAAAGAATCTAAATTCTTATCAAAGATGTATGATGTGCCATgcaacggcgagagagagagaaagagaaagatagaaagagagagagggaaagagagagagagagagagagagagagagggaaagagagatagagagagagagagagagagagagagagagagagagagagagagagagagagagagagagagagagagagagagagaaagagagagagagagagagagagagagagagagaaagagagagagaaagagcagagagagagagagagagagagagagagagagagagagagagagagagagagagagagagagggagagagaaagaaagagagagagagagagagagggagggagagagagatagatagataagtagagagagagagagagagagagagagagagagagagagagagagagagagagagagagagagagagagagagagagagagagagagaaacagagagagagagagagagagagagagagagagagagagagagagagagagagagagagagagagagagagagagagagagagagagaaacggaggaattCGAAGAAATGGTGATGCATATCTtaactttaaaaaaatgaaaatggaaagtaaCACAAAAGTCTGCTGTCTATGGCCTATCAAAAATTTATTCAAATATCGAATTACATGTTTTAATCATCAAATATAATTAACAAAtacgtttttttcattattcttcatgTTTCATTATCTCgtcctttctacttcttctcatcctttggcttttcttccttcttctcctcttccttcttcttctcttcttcatttttcttcttgtcatcgtcatcatcgtcatcgtcgtcgtcgtcatcgtcgtcgtcatcatcctcatcatcatcgtcatcagcatctctaaaaaatggtaataataatgaagataaataaataaataaaagagtaataaaataataaaattaatacacataaaataaaataatacaaagacagactgtaaataaaacaacgaagggcATAGCTACATACCCTGAAGAAGTAGCATAACGATAAGACCTTCAGAATAATCgtgttttgcacacacacacacgcacacacacacacacacacacacacacacacacacacacacacacacacacacacacacacatacgcgcataaaacacactcccccccccccacatatatatatatatacttgtgtgtgtgtgtgagtgtgtaagtgtaagtatgtcTGCATCTGTTCTCATGATCCTCACACGTAGACCCATTTACACATGACATATTTTGACCTCGTATACCTCTTCTCGAGACGCCCCGACTGAGATTCCTCCGACTCGAGGTCTTCGGAGTCCCTCTCGCCGGGAAGGGGTCCTGCGTGGCTCATGCCGACCACCAGCAGGATGCCGAGGAGTAAGAGAGCGAacctgaaggaggagaagaagggaatctTCTGATGTTTTATCTATTCGTTCATTTTTTTAGATA harbors:
- the LOC138865899 gene encoding uncharacterized protein, which encodes MFTVIKTLCVVAFLALLSGPGAAVLNDRPRMRCDEGHLYLEGGQGKNISLVTKGRGAVVINGLDIAGSISLVSPECKPSCVRKSPVRSVRSRKEKRRKRIIKF
- the LOC138866016 gene encoding calsequestrin-2-like, giving the protein MRFALLLLGILLVVGMSHAGPLPGERDSEDLESEESQSGRLEKRDADDDDDEDDDDDDDDDDDDDDDDDKKKNEEEKKKEEEKKEEKPKDEKK